From one Candoia aspera isolate rCanAsp1 chromosome 17, rCanAsp1.hap2, whole genome shotgun sequence genomic stretch:
- the POLR2G gene encoding DNA-directed RNA polymerase II subunit RPB7 produces MFYHISLEHEILLHPRYFGPNLLNTVKQKLFTEVEGTCTGKYGFVIAVTTIDNIGAGVIQPGRGFVLYPVKYKAIVFRPFKGEVVDAIVTQVNKVGLFTEIGPMSCFISRHSIPSEMEYDTNSNPPCYKTVDEDIVIQPEDNIRLKIVGTRVDKNDIFAIGSLMDDYLGLLN; encoded by the exons ATGTTCTACCAC ATCTCATTGGAACATGAAATTCTGTTGCACCCACGTTACTTTGGACCCAACCTTCTCAACACCGTGAAACAAAAACTCTTTACAGAGGTGGAAGGGACCTGCACTGGCAA GTACGGCTTTGTCATCGCCGTAACCACCATTGACAACATTGGGGCGGGCGTGATTCAGCCGGGACGCGGCTTCGTCCTTTACCCCGTCAAATACAAAGCGATTGTCTTCCGGCCTTTCAAAGGCGAGGTGGTGGATGCTATTGTGACTCAGGTGAACAAG GTTGGCCTCTTCACCGAGATCGGACCCATGTCTTGCTTCATTTCCCGACAT TCAATTCCTTCAGAAATGGAGTACGATACTAACTCCAATCCGCCGTGCTACAAGACTGTGGATGAG GATATTGTCATTCAACCAGAGGATAATATCAGATTGAAGATTGTGGGGACGCGGGTGGACAAGAACGATATA ttTGCCATTGGGTCACTGATGGATGACTATCTGG GTCTCCTGAACTGA
- the C17H11orf98 gene encoding uncharacterized protein C11orf98 homolog, which produces MGAPSGKINRPRTELAKKLFKRRRVLNKQKRKKHRIVGAVVDEGLITIHHLKKRSSSPRANITLSGKKRRKLIKQLRHATKEKTEMQVDVSPAQGRKRRKKKEVTPSGCPVVEMVEADVTPGLES; this is translated from the exons ATGGGCGCGCCTTCCGGGAAAATCAACCGGCCGCGCACG gagctgGCGAAAAAACTCTTCAAAAGGCGCCGTGTCCTGAAcaagcagaagaggaagaaacacCGGATTGTGGGAGCTGTGGTGGATGAAGGTCTTATCACCATTCACCATCTGAAAAAGCGATC ATCTAGTCCTCGGGCAAACATTACCCTCTCGGGGAAGAAGAGACGAAAACTGATAAAACAACTGCGCCATGCCACTAAGGAGAAAACAGAGATGCAGG TTGATGTTTCTCCAGCTCAGGgtagaaagaggaggaagaaaaaggaggtgACACCATCCGGCTGCCCAGTTGTGGAGATGGTGGAAGCTGACGTTACGCCCGGATTGGAAAGCTGA